The Kocuria flava nucleotide sequence TCCTGCTGGGCGTCGGACCGCTCCGGCGCGCACGCGGGACCGCCGGCGGGACGTGCCTGTCCACCGGCCGGTCGTCGTGCGGGGTCGGAGCGGGTCGGCGGGGCGGGCCGCCCTCGTCCGGGGTCGGGGGCCGCGGACGGTGTCGGGGGGTCCGGTCCGTCGATGTCTGTCTTCCTGCGATTCTAGCGGAAAACAGCGGCCGCAACGGCCCGGGAGTGCCCCTGAGCGGCCGGAAAAGCGGCCCAGGACGGTTTTGCCTCCCCTCGACCACCCCGGGGTTCCACCGCGGGCCCCCCGGAGCGCCACAGAGGCCTCCAGCGCTCCGGGCCCCGCCCGGCGGCGACCGCTCCGGAGCCGGTTCAGCCGTAGGTGTCCCGCGGCCCCCGCCCGCGCACCGAGCGGCGGCCGCGCTTCCAGGACGGGCCGGCGGGGCCCAGGACCTCGATGCGGGTGACGATGCCCTCCCCCAGCTGCTCGTCGAACATCCGCAGCAGCTGCGGGAGCATCAGCCGCAGGTTGGCGGCGTAGGCCGTGGAGTCGCAGCGCACGCGCACCACGGTCTCGTCGAAGCTCTCGGGCCGGCAGTGCGCGGCGATGCCCGGGCCCACGAGCTCGTCCCACCGGGAGAGCACGGAGCCGACGGCGACCGGCGACTTCCAGCCCCGTCCCGCCACGAGCGAGTCGAGCACCGCGCCGACCCCGCGCGGGTCCCGCGCGGAGCGGCCCGCGCCCGAGTAGCCGCCGAGGGCGCGCGGGTCGACGTTGTTGCCCCGCCGCCGGAGGCGCTCGGCCGGGGACGCGGTCGCGGACTCCATGGCCTCGCCGAAGCCCTTGAGGTTGCGCCGGGCGGCCGCACCGTGCAGCCGCCCGTCCCCGCGGGCCTCCGCGGCCCGGCGCATCCGCTCGAGCAGCGCGGCGGGGGCGTCGATCTCGTCCTCGATCCGCACCACGCCGGCCGGCTCCCCCGGTTCCGGAGGGACGGGCGGCCCCGCGGCGGCCGGGGGCTCCCCGGGGCCGGTGTCCCCGGGCAGGGGCGTCCCGAGCTCGTCCCCGGTCACGACGGCGGGGCCCCCTCCGCCCCGGTCCCGGCGGGCTCCTCACGGACCGCCCGCCCCGGGCCGACCCGGACCACGTCGTGCGGGCCGGCGACCAGCTCCGCCGGGAGGTCCTCCTCGACCGCGGCCGTGACCAGCACCTGCTCGGCGGTCGCCACGACCGCCGCGAGCCGGCTGCGGCGGCGGGCGTCGAGCTCGGCGAAGACGTCGTCGAGGACGAGGATCGGGGCCGCGCCCTCGCTCGGGTCGTCGGCGAGGTGGACGTACCAGGAGCCCAGCCGCAGGGCCAGGGCGTAGGACCACGTCTCGCCGTGGGAGGCGTAGCCGCGGGCGGGGGCCTCGCCGAGCAGGAGCTCCAGCTCGTCCCGGTGCGGGCCCAGCAGCGTCAGGCCGCGCTCCACCTCGCGCCGCTCGGCCTCGGCACAGGCCTCGAGCACCAGCCCGTGCAGGTCCTCCACGGTGAACCCGCGCAGCTGCGCCACGTCCCCGCCGGCGCTCTCGGGCAGCACCGAGGAGACGTAGCGCAGCCGGGTGGCCTTGCTCCCGTCCGTCAGCTGGCCGTAGGCGCGGGCGACCTCCGGTCCCAGCGCCTCGAGCAGCTGCAGCCGGGCGTGCAGGATCGTGGCGCCCGCCCGGGCGAACTGGTCGTTCCAGGCGGCGAGGGTCGAGCGGTGCACGTCGGTGAAGCGCCCGGACCGGCGGGCGGACTTCAGCAGCGCGTTGCGCTGCTTGAGCACCTTCTCGTAGTCCGCCAGGGTGCCGGCGAGCACCGGGCGCATCGACACCGCCAGGTGGTCGAGGAAGCGGCGGCGGTGCGAGGGGTCGCCCTTCACGAGGGCCAGGTCCTCCGGGGAGAACAGCACCGTGCGCACGATGCCGATCGCGTCGCGGGCCCGCACCGGGGCGGCCCGGTTGATCCGGACGCGGTTGGCCCGGCCCTCGTTGAGCTCGAACTCGAGCACGGTCTGCTGCCCGCCGCGGCGCACGCGGACCCGGACGATCGCCCGCTCCGCGCCGAAGCGGATCAGCGGGCCGTCGGAGGAGACGCGGTGCGAGGACAGGTCCGAGGTCCAGTCCAGGGCCTCGACGACGTTCGTCTTGCCCACGCCGTTGGGGCCCAGGAGCACGGTGACCCCGGGGGAGAGACGTATGTCGAGCTCGGCATACGTTCGGAAGTCCAGCAGGGAGAGGTGGTCGACGAACACGCGGGGTCAGCAGCCTCCGACTCGGGGCCGGCCGGTCACTGGCTGGGCAGCCGCACCGGCATCAGCAGGTACTTGTAGTCGTCCTCGTCGTCCCCGTCCGGGGTCTCCTGCGCGGAGAGCACCGCGGGCTTCGGCGGGGCCGTGAACGAGAACCGGACGTACTCGGAGTCGAAGGCGTGCAGGCCCTCCGAGAGGTAGGTGGGGTTGAACGCCACCGTGATGTCCTCGCCGGTCAGCTGCGCGTCGAGGATCTCCGAGGCCTGGGCGTCCTCCCCCGTGCCCGCGTCCAGGGCCACCTGGCCCTGGGTGAAGGCCAGCCGGACCGGGGTGTTGCGCTCGGCCACGAGCGAGACTCGGCGGACGGCCTCGACGAGGTCGCTCGTGCGCACCGCGGCCGTGATGGGGGTGTGCTCGGGGAACAGCGAGCGGATCTTCGGGTACTCCCCGTCGATGAGCAGGCTCGTGGTCCGGCGGCCGCCGGACTCGAAGCCGACGAGCTCGGCGGAGTCGGAGAGGGCGATGTTGATGTCCCCGGAGGGGCCGAGGGTCTTGGCGATGTCGTTGAGGGTGCGGGCCTTCACGAGCGCGGCCGTGGAGATGTCGCTCGCCGCCGGGCGCCACGTCAGCTCCCGCATGGCCAGGCGGTAGCGGTCGGTGGCGAGCAGCGTCATCTTCTCGCCCTCGATCTCCACCCGCACGCCGGTGAGGATCGGCAGGGTGTCGTCCTTGCTGGCCGCGATCGTGACCTGCGCGACCGCGTGGGCGAACTCGTCCCCGGCCACGACGCCCGAGAGCTCGGGCAGGGCGGGCAGCTCCGGGTAGTCGCCCACGGGCATGGCCGCGAGGTTGAACCGGGAGGAGCGGCAGGTCAGCGTCACCTTGCCCTCGTCGGCCTGGACCTCGACCGGGGCGGAGGGCAGGGACCGGCAGATGTCGGCGAGCAGCCGGCCCGAGACGAGGGTGGTGCCCTCCTCCTGGACGTCGGCGCTGATCGACAGCCGCGCCGAGATCTCGTAGTCGAAGCTGGCGATGGACAGGGCGCCGTCCTGGGCGCGGATCAGCAGCCCGGACAGGACGGGGACCGGGGGACGAGGGGAGAGGGACCGGGCGGTCCAGGTCACGGCCTCGGCGAGAACATCGCGTTCGACGGAGAACTTCACGAGAGGTTGCTGCCTTTCAGTCTGGGCTTCTGCGGCGGGGCCGGGGTCCCGGCGGGTCGCCGGCCGGGACCGGTCTCCGTCGCGCCGGAGGCGCCGCGGAGCGAGGACGGGACTCGCCGTGTGCATCGTAGCCGTCCCCGAGAACGGAGAGCCATTCCCCCGCAGGGGCGGCGGGGCGGCGAGGACCGGCCCGCCGGCCGGTCCGGAGCCCCGCACCGGGGCCGGAGGATCAGGATTCTTGTTGTTTGGCCGGAGATTTCTTTAAGGACAGGAGTGTTAATAACCGCTGTGGAATCTGTGGAAAACTGCCTCCCGCTCAGGATCCGCGCGGATCCGGGGTGTGCACTTCTTGTGATTCGCCGTCCACCGGACCGTCCTTGCCCCGTGGACGGATTCCGCGCCGTTCCGGGGCGTCCACAGGTCCGGGCCGGGTTGTGCCGAGGTTGTCCACCGCTGCGCCGTGCTTCTCCACACATTTTTCCACAGGTGTGGGTTTCGCGCTGTGCACAGTCGCTCCACAGGGCCGGAAAACCTGTGGACGACGGGTCGGTGCGCCGCGCGGGCCCGCGGTCCACGCCTGTGGACAGCACCTGGGGAGAAGGGGGCCGGGAACGCGCCGAGGGCCCGCCGGATCGGTCCGGCGGGCCCTCGGGCGGATCGCGGCGGCGGCCGCGCGGGCGGCTCAGCCCTCGCGCTGCTGCTGTTTGATGCGGTTGGTCAGCTCGGTGACCTGGTTGAAGATCTGCCGGCGCTCGGCCATCAGGGTGCGGATCTTCCGGTCGGCGTGCATCACGGTCGTGTGGTCGCGCCCGCCCAGCTCCTGGCCGATCTTCGGCAGGGACATGTCGGTGAGCTCGCGCAGCAGGTACATCGCGATCTGCCGCGCGGTGACCAGCGTGCGGGTGCGGGACTTGCTCTTGAGCTCCTCGAGGGTGATGTCGAAGTAGACCGCGGTCTGGGCCAGGATCGAGGCCGCCGTGATCTCCTGCGCCCCGTCGTCGGTGATGAGGTCCTTGAGCACCAGCTCCGCCAGGGGCAGGTCCACGGCCTGCTTGTTCAGCGAGGCGAAGGCGGTCACGCGGATCAGCGCGCCCTCGAGCTCGCGGATGTTGGTGGAGATGTGGGAGGCGATGTACTCCAGCACGTCGTCGGGGGCGTCCATCCCCTCGCTCGTGGCCTTCTTGCGCAGGATCGCGATGCGGGTCTCGAGCTCGGGCGGCTGCACGTCGGTGATCAGCCCCCACTCGAAGCGCGAGCGCATCCGCTCGGCGAAGCCGGTGAGCTGCTTGGGCGGCATGTCGGAAGTGATCACGATCTGCTTCTCGTGGTTGTGCAGCGCGTTGAAGGTGTGGAAGAACTCCTCCTGCGTGTGCTCCTTGCCGGCGAGGAACTGGATGTCGTCGATCAGCAGCATGTCGACGTTGCGGTAGATCTCCTTGAAGGAGGAGCCCTCGTCGTCGCGGATCGAGTTGATGAAGTCGTTGGTGAACTCCTCGGAGTTCACGTAGCGCACGCGCACCTGCGGGTAGAGCCGCTTGGCGTAGTGGCCGATCGCGTGCAGCAGGTGCGTCTTGCCCAGTCCGGAGTCCCCGTAGATGAACAGCGGGTTGTAGGCCTTGGCGGGGGTCTCGGCCACGGCGAACGCGGCGGCGTGGGCGAAGCGGTTGGACTGGCCGATGACGAACGAGTCGAAGACGTACTTGGGGTTCAGCCGGGCGGAGCTGTCCCACTCCCCCACCACGGCCGGGGCGGTCCCGGTGTCCTGGACGGGCCGGCGGGGCGGCGCGGCCTGGGGGTCCCGGCGCGGGGGCAGGGTGCGCGTGCCCGGGTCCTCGGCCGCCGGCCCGCCCGCCGGGACGGGGGACGCGGGCAGCGGGAAGGCGAGGGTCTCGGCCCAGGGCGACTCGGCCGGCGCCGGATCGGCGGCCGGAGCGGGGGCGGCCGGGCGGCCGCGCTCGGCCTCGAGCTCGTCGATGGGCGGCAGGCCCGGGCCGGTGGGGGCCACCGGCTCGGGTGCGGCGACGGCCTCGAGGTCGGCGTCGACGACGAAGGCCACGAGCGTCTCCGGGCTGAAGGCGCGGTTGACGGCCGAGCGCAGCACGGGGGCCATCTGGTTCTGGAAGAACTCCCGGGTGAGCTCGTTGGGCACGGCCACCAGCAGTGTGGTGCCGATCAGGCCCTGGGGCTGCGCCAGCGAGATGAACCCGCGGTAGCGGCCCGTGGTCATGGGGTCCTCGTACATGTGCTGCACGCACTCGGCCCACTGGGCGCTGAGCGCCTGATTGTCCTGCGTGCCCACGCGTACTCCTGCTGTCGATGTCGGGTCCGTCCGCCGGTCGCGGCGGCGGGGACGGGTCCGTCCCTGCCCCGCGGCGGGAGTCTTGTCCACAGCGTTGTTCACAGCGGTGGAAAAGCTGTCGGGGGCCGGCCGCGGAAGCCAGCCTAGAACATGCGCGAGGGCTGTTCATAGCCGCTCCCGCGGGCTCCGGGGAATTGCAGACGTGTAGTTCCGCCCCTCTCCGGCGCGGGAGCAGGGCTCTCGTCCCCCAGGTTTTCCACAGGATGTGACCAAGATCCGTGCACAGCTGTGGGTAGGATGTGCACTGCACAGCGCCGCCCGTCCCGGCGCCCGCGGACCCGACCCCTGATTTGACCCGCCCCGGACCGTTGTCTAGGGTGGGGTAGTCTTTTGTGTCCACGGTCGTGCCCATCCGCAGGCTCGGACGCATCCACCAGCACCGCCGCGTCCGAACGCGGGCCCCGCCGCTTCCCTGCGCCGGGCACGCCGCCGGGCGCGCACCCCGACGCCTTTGGAGTAACCAGTGAGCAAGCGGACTTTTCAGCCGAATAACCGCCGTCGCGCCCGCAAGCACGGCTTCCGTGCCCGGATGCGCACCCGCGCCGGCCGTGCCATCCTCGCCGCCCGCCGCAGCAAGGGCCGCACCGAGCTCTCCGCCTGAGCACCCGTTGACGGAGCCCGCGCCGTCCGCCGTGCGGGAGCACCGCCGTGCTGCCTGAGCAGCACCGGATGAGGACCTCGGCCCAGTTCCGGGCCACCACGCGTTCCGGCGCCCGCAGCGGGCGCCGGAACGTCGTCGTCTCCGTGCGCGCCACCCGCCCGGGGGACCCGGTGCGGGTGGGCTTCGTCGTGTCCAAGGCCGTGGGCAACGCCGTCCGGCGGAACCGGGTCAAGCGCCGGCTGCGCGCGCTCGCCCAGTCCACGGTCAGGCGGGCGCCGTACGGTTACGACGTCGTCGTGCGGGCGCTGCCCCCCGCCGCGGCCGCCCCCTGGCCGGAGCTGGCGGCCGACTGGGACGGGGCGTGGCGCACGGCGTCCTCGCGGGCCGGGGTGCCCGCGGCCGAGCAGGACCCCGCCGGACGGGAGGAGCCCGAGTCATGAGCGAGCACGCTCACGCGCCCGAGGACCTCCTCGCCGCGGCGCCGGAGGAGTACGTGCGCCCCGCCACGGCCGGGCAGGCGGTGGCCCTCCTCCCCCAGAACCTGCTCATCGCGCTGCTGAAGCTCTACCGCCGGATCGTCTCGCCGCTCTACGGCGACGTCTGCCGCTACTTCCCCACCTGTTCCGCGTACGCGCTGGAGGCCGTCACGGTGCACGGCGCCGCGCGCGGGCTCGGACTGAGCGTCCGCCGGCTGCTGCGCTGCCACCCCTGGGCCGCGGGCGGGATCGACAGGGTGCCGCCGGGAGGCCGGGAGTTCCCCGACCTCGCGTCCCTGCCCAAGATCATGCTGCTGAACCACCCCACCCCGGCCGACCGCCGGCAGTACCGTCCCGCGGCGGACCCCGGTCCCGCGGCCCAAGGAGAGCCTTCCCCATGAACCTGTTCGAACTGATCCTCTTCCCCTTCAGGTGGGTCGTCTCGGCCGTGCTGTGGGTCTTCCACGAGCTGCTCACCGCCGTGGGCATGGACCCCGCGGCCGGCATCACCTGGGTGCTGTGCATCGTGGGCCTGACCCTCGTGATGCGCACGCTGACCATCCCGCTGTTCCTCAAGCAGATCAAGTCCATGCGCGGCATGCAGGAGCTGCAGCCGGAGATGGCGAAGCTGCAGGCCAAGTACAAGGGCAAGAAGGACCAGCTCTCCCGCCAGGCCATGGCGCAGGAGCAGATGGAGCTGTACAAGAAGCACGGCTCCAACCCGTTCTCGGCGTGCCTGCCGATCCTCGTGCAGATGCCGATCTTCTTCGGCCTGTTCCAGGTGCTCAACGGCGTGCCGAAGTCCGCCGCCGCCGGCGAGTCGATCCACGTGCTCCCCCCGAACATGGTCCAGTCCTTCAACGAGGCGACGTTCTTCGGGGCCCCGCTGTTCTCCACGCTGCTCAACCCCGGCGACGGCGACCGGCTCGCGACCATCGTGCTCGCGGTCGTGATGATCGTGGCGATGTCCGCCTCGCAGTTCATCACCCAGAAGCAGCTCACGGCGAAGAACATGAGCGAGACCGCCAAGGCCTCCCCCATGTACCGCCAGCAGCAGATGATGCTGTACCTGTTCCCCCTGGTCTTCGCGATCGGCGGCATCAACTTCCCCATCGGCGTGCTGATCTACTGGACCGTGTCGAACTTCTGGTCCATGGGCCAGCAGTGGTGGGTCATCCGCAACAACCCCACCCCCGGCTCCCAGGCCGAGCGCGAGCTCAACGAGCGCCGCGCCGCCAAGGGACTGCCCCCGCTGGGCAAGACCCAGGAGGAGCACGAGGCGGAGGTCGAGGAGAAGCGGGCCCGTGCGGCCGCGGGCCAGCGCCAGCAGCCCGTGGGCAAGAAGCGGCAGAAGCAGCAGGCGCGCAAGAAGCAGTCCCGGTGAGCGCGGCCGGTCCGACCGGCCCCCGCACCATCCCTCCCGCGGCGGGCGCCGACCCGGCCGCGGCACCCCACGGCCCCCAGGAGACGACCATGACCGAGAACCGGCCCACCGTCCAGGACACCGACGAGCAGCCGCCCGCCGCGGGCGGCGCACCGGCCGGGACGGACCAGGAGCTGCCCGCCGGGGACGCCCCCGTGCCCGGCCCCGCCCTCGACCCGCTCGAGGAGGAGGGCGAGGTCGCGGCGGACTACCTCGAGGAGCTGCTCGACACCGCCGACCTCGACGGCGACATCGACATCGAGGTCCGCGACGGGCGGACCTACCTGTCGGTGGTGGCCGAGGGGGACGACGACGACGCCCTCTCCGCGCTCGTGGGCGAGGACGGCGAGGTCCTCGAGGCCCTGCAGGAGCTCGTGCGGCTGTCGGTGCTCGCGGCCACGGGCCGCCGGTCGCGGCTGGTGCTCGACGTCGGCGGGCACCGCGCCCGGCGGGCGGACTCGCTGCGGGAGCTGGCCCTCGAGGCGGTGCAGAAGGCCCGCGAGACCGGCGCCTCGGTGCACCTCGACCCGCTGTCCGCCTACGAGCGCAAGATCGTCCACGACGTGGTCGCCGAGCACGGCCTGATCAGCGAGTCCGAGGGCGAGGGCGAGTCCCGGCACATCGTCGTCACGGCCGAGCCCGCCCGATGACGACCGCGGAGCGTCCCGCACCCGACCCGCAGGAGCCGCCCGTCCCCGACGCCCGGGAGCGGGCCGCCGCCGAGCGGCTCTTCGGCCCCCGGCTCGGCCTCGCCGAGCGCTACGTGGCGCACCTGGCCTCCTCCGGCATCGTGCGCGGGCTGATCGGCCCGCGGGAGGTCCCCCGGCTGTGGAGCCGGCACGTGCTCAACTGCGCCGTGGTCGAGGAGCTGGTCCCCGAGGGGGCGCGGGTCGTCGACGTGGGCTCCGGCGCCGGGCTGCCCGGCCTGTGCCTGGCGCTGGCCCGCCCGGACCTGAGCATGACCCTCGTGGAGCCCCTCGAGCGCCGCGTCCAGTGGCTTGAGGAGGTCGTGGCCGACCTGGGCCTGGCGAACGTGCGGATCCTGCGGGCCCGCGCGGAACAGGCCCGCGACGAGGTCGGCGAGGTCGACGTCGTGACTGCCCGGGCCGTCTCGGCGCTCACGGGGCTGCTCGACATCACCCTCCCCCTGCTGCGGGGCCGGGGCGAGCTGCTCGCCCTCAAGGGCCGCACGGCCGCCGACGAGGTGGCGAAGGCGCGCAAGAAGCTGCACCGCTACGCCGCGCGCTCCACCGAGATCGTCACGGCGGGCGCCGAG carries:
- a CDS encoding DUF721 domain-containing protein; the encoded protein is MTGDELGTPLPGDTGPGEPPAAAGPPVPPEPGEPAGVVRIEDEIDAPAALLERMRRAAEARGDGRLHGAAARRNLKGFGEAMESATASPAERLRRRGNNVDPRALGGYSGAGRSARDPRGVGAVLDSLVAGRGWKSPVAVGSVLSRWDELVGPGIAAHCRPESFDETVVRVRCDSTAYAANLRLMLPQLLRMFDEQLGEGIVTRIEVLGPAGPSWKRGRRSVRGRGPRDTYG
- the recF gene encoding DNA replication/repair protein RecF (All proteins in this family for which functions are known are DNA-binding proteins that assist the filamentation of RecA onto DNA for the initiation of recombination or recombinational repair.), whose product is MFVDHLSLLDFRTYAELDIRLSPGVTVLLGPNGVGKTNVVEALDWTSDLSSHRVSSDGPLIRFGAERAIVRVRVRRGGQQTVLEFELNEGRANRVRINRAAPVRARDAIGIVRTVLFSPEDLALVKGDPSHRRRFLDHLAVSMRPVLAGTLADYEKVLKQRNALLKSARRSGRFTDVHRSTLAAWNDQFARAGATILHARLQLLEALGPEVARAYGQLTDGSKATRLRYVSSVLPESAGGDVAQLRGFTVEDLHGLVLEACAEAERREVERGLTLLGPHRDELELLLGEAPARGYASHGETWSYALALRLGSWYVHLADDPSEGAAPILVLDDVFAELDARRRSRLAAVVATAEQVLVTAAVEEDLPAELVAGPHDVVRVGPGRAVREEPAGTGAEGAPPS
- a CDS encoding protein jag gives rise to the protein MTENRPTVQDTDEQPPAAGGAPAGTDQELPAGDAPVPGPALDPLEEEGEVAADYLEELLDTADLDGDIDIEVRDGRTYLSVVAEGDDDDALSALVGEDGEVLEALQELVRLSVLAATGRRSRLVLDVGGHRARRADSLRELALEAVQKARETGASVHLDPLSAYERKIVHDVVAEHGLISESEGEGESRHIVVTAEPAR
- the dnaN gene encoding DNA polymerase III subunit beta; translated protein: MKFSVERDVLAEAVTWTARSLSPRPPVPVLSGLLIRAQDGALSIASFDYEISARLSISADVQEEGTTLVSGRLLADICRSLPSAPVEVQADEGKVTLTCRSSRFNLAAMPVGDYPELPALPELSGVVAGDEFAHAVAQVTIAASKDDTLPILTGVRVEIEGEKMTLLATDRYRLAMRELTWRPAASDISTAALVKARTLNDIAKTLGPSGDINIALSDSAELVGFESGGRRTTSLLIDGEYPKIRSLFPEHTPITAAVRTSDLVEAVRRVSLVAERNTPVRLAFTQGQVALDAGTGEDAQASEILDAQLTGEDITVAFNPTYLSEGLHAFDSEYVRFSFTAPPKPAVLSAQETPDGDDEDDYKYLLMPVRLPSQ
- the rnpA gene encoding ribonuclease P protein component translates to MLPEQHRMRTSAQFRATTRSGARSGRRNVVVSVRATRPGDPVRVGFVVSKAVGNAVRRNRVKRRLRALAQSTVRRAPYGYDVVVRALPPAAAAPWPELAADWDGAWRTASSRAGVPAAEQDPAGREEPES
- the yidD gene encoding membrane protein insertion efficiency factor YidD; this encodes MSEHAHAPEDLLAAAPEEYVRPATAGQAVALLPQNLLIALLKLYRRIVSPLYGDVCRYFPTCSAYALEAVTVHGAARGLGLSVRRLLRCHPWAAGGIDRVPPGGREFPDLASLPKIMLLNHPTPADRRQYRPAADPGPAAQGEPSP
- the yidC gene encoding membrane protein insertase YidC; amino-acid sequence: MNLFELILFPFRWVVSAVLWVFHELLTAVGMDPAAGITWVLCIVGLTLVMRTLTIPLFLKQIKSMRGMQELQPEMAKLQAKYKGKKDQLSRQAMAQEQMELYKKHGSNPFSACLPILVQMPIFFGLFQVLNGVPKSAAAGESIHVLPPNMVQSFNEATFFGAPLFSTLLNPGDGDRLATIVLAVVMIVAMSASQFITQKQLTAKNMSETAKASPMYRQQQMMLYLFPLVFAIGGINFPIGVLIYWTVSNFWSMGQQWWVIRNNPTPGSQAERELNERRAAKGLPPLGKTQEEHEAEVEEKRARAAAGQRQQPVGKKRQKQQARKKQSR
- the rsmG gene encoding 16S rRNA (guanine(527)-N(7))-methyltransferase RsmG, which codes for MTTAERPAPDPQEPPVPDARERAAAERLFGPRLGLAERYVAHLASSGIVRGLIGPREVPRLWSRHVLNCAVVEELVPEGARVVDVGSGAGLPGLCLALARPDLSMTLVEPLERRVQWLEEVVADLGLANVRILRARAEQARDEVGEVDVVTARAVSALTGLLDITLPLLRGRGELLALKGRTAADEVAKARKKLHRYAARSTEIVTAGAELLEEPTTVVRVRL
- the rpmH gene encoding 50S ribosomal protein L34; translated protein: MSKRTFQPNNRRRARKHGFRARMRTRAGRAILAARRSKGRTELSA
- the dnaA gene encoding chromosomal replication initiator protein DnaA translates to MYEDPMTTGRYRGFISLAQPQGLIGTTLLVAVPNELTREFFQNQMAPVLRSAVNRAFSPETLVAFVVDADLEAVAAPEPVAPTGPGLPPIDELEAERGRPAAPAPAADPAPAESPWAETLAFPLPASPVPAGGPAAEDPGTRTLPPRRDPQAAPPRRPVQDTGTAPAVVGEWDSSARLNPKYVFDSFVIGQSNRFAHAAAFAVAETPAKAYNPLFIYGDSGLGKTHLLHAIGHYAKRLYPQVRVRYVNSEEFTNDFINSIRDDEGSSFKEIYRNVDMLLIDDIQFLAGKEHTQEEFFHTFNALHNHEKQIVITSDMPPKQLTGFAERMRSRFEWGLITDVQPPELETRIAILRKKATSEGMDAPDDVLEYIASHISTNIRELEGALIRVTAFASLNKQAVDLPLAELVLKDLITDDGAQEITAASILAQTAVYFDITLEELKSKSRTRTLVTARQIAMYLLRELTDMSLPKIGQELGGRDHTTVMHADRKIRTLMAERRQIFNQVTELTNRIKQQQREG